In Aegilops tauschii subsp. strangulata cultivar AL8/78 chromosome 3, Aet v6.0, whole genome shotgun sequence, one genomic interval encodes:
- the LOC109739158 gene encoding uncharacterized protein, whose translation MARTGGAAALFVLVCCLLVGSVPARRPVELPTQVVPVAVDRVAAAEPLLAKQLAAAEAADPTKVHSITAEEEMEVHPARQPPQIIRCGGDDVAVSDESLAFGGQGHPALKSEMLEEHGPEQERPGEDSFSDTDSDSDSDDEDSEDGIVAWFWRLARRF comes from the coding sequence ATGGCGCGCACCGGCGGCGCCGCTGCCCTCTTCGTGCTCGTCTGCTGCCTCCTCGTGGGCTCTGtcccggcgcgccgccccgtcgaGCTTCCGACGCAAGTAGTACCCGTCGCCGTTGACCGCGTGGCCGCCGCCGAGCCGCTTCTGGCCAAGCAGTTGGCGGCTGCCGAGGCGGCCGACCCGACCAAAGTCCACTCCATAACAGCGGAGGAGGAGATGGAGGTTCACCCGGCCCGCCAGCCCCCCCAGATCATCCGGTGCGGCGGCGACGACGTGGCGGTCTCCGACGAGTCGCTGGCCTTCGGCGGCCAGGGCCATCCAGCGTTGAAGAGCGAGATGCTGGAGGAGCACGGGCCGGAACAGGAGCGGCCCGGCGAGGACTCTTTCTCGGACACCGATAGCGACTCGGATTCAGACGACGAGGACAGTGAGGACGGGATCGTGGCGTGGTTCTGGAGGCTGGCGCGTCGCTTCTGA